One region of Mycobacterium riyadhense genomic DNA includes:
- a CDS encoding DUF2613 domain-containing protein: MNRIVAPAAASVVVGLLLGAAAIFGVTLMVQQDTKPPLPGGDPSSSVLNRVEYGNRS; this comes from the coding sequence GTGAACCGGATCGTCGCGCCCGCCGCCGCCAGTGTGGTGGTTGGCCTCTTGTTGGGTGCGGCGGCAATCTTCGGTGTCACCTTGATGGTGCAACAGGACACGAAACCGCCACTCCCCGGGGGCGATCCGTCGTCCTCGGTGCTCAACCGGGTCGAGTACGGCAACCGTAGTTAG
- a CDS encoding chloride channel protein: MRSHRNLDFFCAVVIVGLLAGVAGLSTTVVLRFVEHLTYHYTFGSLLGGITGSSPVRRAVGPMVGGALAALGWWVLRRSTDVPPLAGTIARHERIPRLPWSIDAMLQVVLVGSGASLGREGAPRQFAAALSDLGTEWLKRLSPSDREILLACAAGAGLGAVYAVPMAGALFAVRIMLNTWRPRALGAALITSSLAVAIGSLITHDRPELEWPSIESTYLLTAHGLLLAPLALAVGLAFNRIMAAARPAHLMRSWVLIPAISAAGLLTGICSHWWPELPGNGKSILTVSLASGMTLSAAAVILVLKPLLTALFLRAGGAGGMLTPSLATGAAAGSLLVLAINSAAGTQLHVPAVSLAGAAGVLAVTQGSPIWAAIFVWELARPPIWLLLLFLVTAVAAHGLKAIALGHRGRSTEP, encoded by the coding sequence GTGCGGTCGCACCGGAACCTCGACTTCTTTTGTGCAGTAGTGATAGTCGGGCTGCTGGCCGGGGTCGCCGGATTGTCGACGACGGTGGTGTTGCGTTTCGTCGAGCACCTCACCTACCACTACACCTTCGGTTCGTTGCTCGGCGGAATCACCGGGAGCAGCCCGGTGCGTCGCGCGGTCGGCCCGATGGTTGGTGGTGCGCTGGCAGCCTTGGGCTGGTGGGTCCTGCGGCGCAGTACCGACGTGCCGCCGCTGGCCGGGACCATCGCTCGTCACGAGCGGATACCGCGGCTGCCGTGGAGCATCGACGCCATGCTGCAGGTGGTGTTGGTCGGTTCTGGCGCATCACTGGGACGGGAAGGCGCTCCCCGCCAATTCGCTGCGGCGCTAAGCGATTTGGGCACCGAATGGCTGAAGCGGTTGTCACCGAGCGACCGCGAGATCCTGCTGGCTTGTGCAGCCGGGGCCGGGCTTGGTGCGGTGTATGCGGTTCCGATGGCGGGTGCGCTCTTCGCCGTCCGGATCATGCTGAACACCTGGCGGCCGCGGGCGTTGGGTGCCGCGTTGATTACTTCCAGCCTGGCCGTGGCGATCGGATCGTTGATTACCCATGATCGCCCGGAGCTGGAATGGCCCAGCATCGAATCGACCTATCTGCTGACCGCCCACGGATTGTTATTGGCGCCGCTCGCCCTCGCGGTGGGCTTGGCTTTCAACCGGATCATGGCCGCGGCGCGCCCGGCTCACCTGATGCGGTCCTGGGTGCTGATCCCTGCGATCTCGGCCGCGGGGTTGCTGACCGGCATCTGTTCGCATTGGTGGCCCGAACTGCCCGGAAACGGCAAAAGCATCCTGACCGTCAGCCTGGCTTCCGGTATGACATTGTCGGCGGCGGCCGTAATTCTGGTGTTGAAGCCGCTGCTGACCGCACTGTTCCTGCGCGCCGGCGGCGCCGGCGGGATGCTGACGCCGTCGCTGGCAACCGGCGCGGCGGCGGGATCGTTGCTGGTGCTGGCAATCAACTCGGCGGCCGGAACACAGCTGCACGTTCCCGCGGTCTCGCTGGCCGGCGCGGCCGGCGTGCTGGCGGTCACTCAGGGCTCACCGATCTGGGCCGCGATCTTCGTCTGGGAACTCGCCAGACCCCCGATTTGGCTGCTGTTGCTTTTCCTGGTAACCGCGGTCGCGGCGCATGGGCTCAAGGCAATCGCCCTCGGTCACCGTGGCCGATCGACAGAGCCTTAA
- a CDS encoding excisionase family DNA-binding protein has protein sequence MYITIAHQLYVVYLELATRETAQRLKVHPSRVRALIGSGGLRARRVGSQWLVDADSVDRHAALIAGRATGRSMSPRIAWAAAAHVDGIADGLAASERYRIRRRLAGSRPTVETVQRWLSRRSDDIGRYRVGERDIPDLLASADVVASGVSAASHYGLGLGVGGAGDAYVSSQVRDRLVRDYALIPRTLLI, from the coding sequence ATGTACATAACTATTGCGCACCAGCTATATGTTGTGTACTTAGAGCTGGCTACCCGTGAGACTGCGCAGCGTCTGAAAGTACACCCGTCTCGTGTGCGCGCGCTGATCGGGTCAGGGGGGCTGCGTGCCCGCCGGGTCGGCAGTCAGTGGCTCGTCGACGCCGACAGCGTGGACCGCCATGCGGCCCTTATCGCCGGGCGTGCGACGGGGCGGTCGATGTCGCCGCGCATCGCGTGGGCGGCTGCGGCCCACGTGGACGGAATTGCCGATGGACTTGCGGCCTCCGAAAGGTACCGGATACGGCGGCGCCTCGCCGGCTCGCGTCCAACCGTCGAGACGGTGCAGAGGTGGCTATCACGGCGATCCGACGACATTGGCCGCTACCGAGTAGGCGAACGCGATATTCCAGATCTGTTGGCAAGCGCCGACGTGGTGGCTTCCGGAGTGAGCGCCGCATCGCACTACGGCTTGGGTCTGGGCGTCGGCGGCGCTGGGGACGCTTATGTGAGCAGCCAGGTGCGCGACCGCTTGGTGCGGGACTACGCATTGATCCCTAGGACGCTGCTGATTTAG
- a CDS encoding glycoside hydrolase family 3 N-terminal domain-containing protein has product MSVRHILAVLAAVSALVAGCHGGTKTGSSSTTTSPPPAAPMPIAAPAPRICAEPTAVPAMLSPRDKLAQLLMVGVRDAADAKAVVGNYRVGGILIGSDTDLSILNGPLSEITSGAGPLPLAVGVDEEGGRVSRLRSLLGGRGPTARELGQTQTPQQVHDLASERGRQMKKMGITVDFAPVVDVTDAPDDTVIGDRSFGSDPAKVTVYAGAYAQGLRDAGLLPVLKHFPGHGHGSGDSHTGGVTTPPLNDLVADDLVPYRTLITATPVAVMVGHMQVPGLTGSDPASLSKAAVDLLRTGVGYGGPPFDGPVFSDDLSAMAAISDRFGVSEAVLRTLQAGTDIALWVTTKEVPAVLDRLEQALNAGELQARAIDQSVVRVAAMKGSNQGCGR; this is encoded by the coding sequence ATGTCAGTTCGGCACATCCTGGCTGTGCTCGCAGCGGTATCGGCCCTGGTGGCAGGCTGCCACGGCGGCACCAAGACCGGATCATCGTCGACGACGACCAGTCCGCCGCCCGCCGCCCCAATGCCCATCGCCGCTCCCGCGCCTCGCATCTGCGCGGAGCCGACGGCCGTCCCGGCGATGCTGTCGCCCCGCGACAAGCTCGCGCAGCTCCTGATGGTGGGGGTGCGGGATGCGGCCGATGCCAAGGCGGTGGTCGGTAACTACCGGGTCGGCGGCATTCTCATCGGCAGCGATACCGACTTGTCGATTTTGAACGGCCCGCTGTCCGAGATCACGTCTGGGGCGGGTCCGCTGCCACTCGCGGTGGGGGTCGACGAAGAAGGCGGCCGGGTCTCGCGGCTGAGGTCGCTACTCGGGGGCCGAGGGCCGACAGCCCGCGAGCTGGGACAGACGCAAACCCCCCAGCAGGTCCACGACCTGGCGTCAGAGCGTGGCCGCCAGATGAAGAAAATGGGCATCACGGTCGACTTCGCCCCGGTGGTCGACGTCACCGACGCCCCCGACGACACCGTCATCGGGGACCGGTCGTTCGGTTCGGATCCGGCAAAGGTCACCGTCTACGCGGGGGCATACGCGCAGGGTTTGCGCGACGCCGGGTTGCTGCCGGTGCTCAAGCATTTTCCCGGCCACGGCCATGGCTCGGGTGATTCGCACACCGGGGGGGTCACGACGCCGCCGCTCAACGACCTGGTGGCCGATGACCTGGTGCCGTATCGGACGCTGATTACGGCGACTCCGGTCGCAGTGATGGTAGGTCATATGCAGGTTCCCGGCTTGACGGGCAGCGACCCGGCGAGCCTGAGCAAGGCGGCGGTGGACTTGCTGCGCACCGGCGTGGGATATGGTGGCCCGCCCTTTGACGGCCCGGTCTTCAGCGATGACCTTTCCGCCATGGCCGCGATCTCAGACCGGTTCGGCGTGAGCGAGGCGGTGTTGCGCACCTTGCAAGCCGGCACCGACATTGCGCTGTGGGTCACCACCAAGGAGGTGCCCGCGGTCTTGGATCGGCTGGAGCAAGCGCTGAACGCGGGCGAATTGCAGGCGAGGGCGATCGACCAATCGGTGGTGCGGGTCGCCGCCATGAAGGGCTCTAACCAGGGGTGTGGCCGCTGA
- a CDS encoding TetR/AcrR family transcriptional regulator, whose product MAGGTKRLPRAVREQQMLDAAVQMFSVNGYHETSMDAIAAEAQISKPMLYLYYGSKEDLFGACLNREMSRFIDVLRAGIDLNQSPKDLLRNTIVSFLRYIDENRASWIVMYTQAVSSQAFAQAVRQGREQIIELVAGLVRAGTRSPRSDAEIEMMAVALVGAGEAVATRLSAGDTDVDEAAELLINLFWLGLKGAPPDRDVGANLATG is encoded by the coding sequence ATGGCAGGTGGTACCAAGCGGCTGCCTCGCGCTGTCCGCGAGCAACAGATGCTGGACGCCGCCGTTCAGATGTTCTCGGTCAACGGCTACCACGAGACCTCAATGGACGCGATTGCGGCCGAGGCGCAGATATCCAAGCCCATGCTCTACCTGTATTACGGCTCCAAGGAAGACCTATTCGGTGCCTGTCTCAACCGTGAGATGAGCCGGTTCATCGATGTGTTGCGCGCCGGCATCGACTTGAACCAAAGTCCAAAAGACTTGCTGCGCAACACCATTGTGTCGTTCTTGCGCTACATTGACGAAAACCGGGCGTCGTGGATCGTGATGTACACCCAGGCGGTCAGCTCTCAAGCGTTCGCCCAGGCGGTTCGCCAGGGACGTGAGCAGATCATCGAACTCGTGGCCGGACTGGTGCGCGCCGGTACCCGCAGCCCGCGATCGGACGCCGAAATCGAGATGATGGCCGTGGCTCTGGTCGGTGCGGGCGAGGCGGTCGCCACTCGGCTCAGCGCGGGGGACACCGACGTCGACGAGGCCGCCGAGTTGCTGATCAACCTTTTCTGGCTCGGTCTCAAGGGAGCGCCGCCGGATCGGGATGTCGGCGCCAACCTGGCCACGGGCTAG
- a CDS encoding transposase has translation MALGCENRQGRFDDAMLLVGDQLPEGSIYRLLAEHGGALFGDDYFADLFKASTRGRPTVPARVVATVMLLQAYEGLSDREACDRLAFDLRWKAAAGLTVGAEAFHPTVLVGMRNRLRKSDRPRRLFDDVNTTAQAAGLLRGRRRVLDSTPLFDAVATQDTVIQLRAAIRKVLSVADRADPALAGAVRQVLTRDDDYASLGKPPCDWDDPKARESLVDALARDAQAALEVLDGRELDGPLAEAAQLLGLVAGQDVEAGEDGVFRIARRVARDRLISTVDVEARHGHKSRARTFDGYKSHLSVDPDEELITNVAITAANTADREVIDELLNEPVAGAPADAESDDDDDDGSDSQNGSGSKGFEVYGDSAYAGGATLDEQTQRGHDMRAKVPPVRNANGYSKDQFRIDLAGRTVTCPADHTVSIRAGVRHPVARFGVLCQSCPLRAECTKSRRGRVISIHPREAALQHAKARQRDPAWQQDYRTYRPVVERKISHFTHRPWGGRRARCRGHKRILTDILARAGAINLARLAALGLHHGAAGWAIA, from the coding sequence GTGGCGTTGGGATGTGAGAATCGGCAGGGCCGGTTCGATGACGCGATGCTTCTGGTGGGTGATCAGTTGCCCGAGGGCAGCATCTATCGGCTGTTGGCCGAGCACGGCGGCGCGCTGTTCGGCGATGACTATTTCGCCGACTTGTTCAAGGCCTCGACGCGGGGCCGCCCGACTGTGCCGGCGCGCGTGGTGGCCACGGTGATGCTGTTGCAGGCCTACGAGGGCTTGTCGGATCGGGAAGCGTGTGACCGGCTGGCTTTCGACTTGCGTTGGAAGGCCGCTGCCGGGTTGACAGTGGGGGCGGAGGCTTTTCACCCCACGGTGCTCGTTGGGATGCGCAACCGGCTGCGGAAGTCCGATCGGCCGCGGCGGTTGTTCGATGACGTCAATACCACCGCCCAAGCGGCCGGGTTGTTACGGGGACGGCGGCGGGTGTTGGATTCCACCCCGTTGTTTGATGCGGTGGCCACTCAGGACACGGTGATCCAGTTGCGGGCCGCGATCCGCAAAGTACTGTCCGTGGCTGACCGGGCCGATCCTGCGTTGGCGGGTGCGGTGCGGCAGGTGCTGACCCGCGACGATGACTACGCCAGCCTGGGTAAGCCGCCGTGCGACTGGGACGACCCGAAAGCCCGAGAGTCGCTGGTGGATGCGCTGGCCCGCGATGCCCAGGCGGCGTTGGAGGTGCTGGATGGCCGCGAGTTGGACGGGCCGCTCGCCGAAGCCGCCCAGCTGCTGGGGTTGGTGGCCGGCCAAGACGTCGAGGCCGGCGAGGATGGGGTGTTTCGTATCGCCCGGCGGGTGGCCCGGGATCGGCTGATCTCCACCGTCGATGTCGAGGCCCGCCACGGGCACAAGTCACGGGCCCGTACCTTCGACGGTTACAAAAGTCACCTCAGTGTGGATCCGGATGAGGAGCTGATCACCAATGTGGCCATCACCGCGGCCAACACCGCCGATCGCGAGGTCATCGACGAGCTGCTGAACGAACCCGTCGCGGGCGCACCTGCCGATGCCGAATCGGACGATGACGATGACGACGGTAGCGACTCACAGAATGGTTCGGGGTCCAAAGGGTTTGAGGTGTATGGGGATTCGGCCTACGCCGGCGGGGCTACGCTGGATGAGCAGACCCAGCGGGGTCATGACATGCGCGCCAAAGTGCCTCCGGTGCGCAACGCCAACGGCTATTCCAAAGACCAGTTCAGGATTGATCTGGCCGGCCGCACCGTCACCTGCCCGGCTGATCACACCGTGAGCATCCGCGCTGGTGTGCGTCACCCCGTGGCGCGCTTCGGTGTGCTGTGTCAGTCGTGTCCGTTGCGGGCGGAGTGCACGAAGTCCCGTCGGGGGCGCGTGATCAGCATTCACCCGCGGGAAGCCGCGCTGCAGCACGCCAAAGCGCGCCAACGAGATCCGGCCTGGCAGCAGGACTACCGGACCTATCGGCCGGTGGTGGAACGCAAGATCAGCCACTTCACCCACCGCCCCTGGGGTGGCCGAAGAGCCCGCTGCCGCGGACACAAACGCATCCTGACCGACATCCTGGCCCGAGCCGGCGCCATCAACCTCGCCCGACTGGCCGCCCTGGGCCTACACCACGGAGCCGCGGGCTGGGCGATTGCCTGA
- a CDS encoding MaoC/PaaZ C-terminal domain-containing protein: MNQPSGLRNMLRAAAGALPVVPRGDQLPSRTVTVEELPIDHANVAAYAAVTGLRYGNNVPLTYPFALTFPSVMSLVTGFDFPFAAMGAVHTENQITQYRPIAVTDTVGVQAHAENLREHRKGLLVDIVTDVSVGNEVAWHQVTTFLHQQRTSLSDEPKPPPQKQPKLPPAPTVLRITPGRIRRYAVVGGDHNPIHTNPIAAKLFGFPTVIAHGMFSAAAVLANIEGRLPDAVRYSVRFAKPVVLPATAGLYVEENGDGWNLELRNVAKGYPHLTGSVRRL, from the coding sequence ATGAACCAACCAAGTGGCCTTCGAAACATGCTGCGCGCGGCGGCCGGGGCGTTACCCGTGGTGCCGCGGGGAGATCAGCTGCCCAGCCGCACGGTGACCGTCGAGGAACTCCCCATTGACCACGCCAACGTGGCGGCGTATGCGGCGGTCACCGGTCTGCGCTATGGCAACAATGTGCCGCTGACCTACCCGTTCGCGTTGACCTTTCCCTCGGTGATGTCACTGGTGACCGGCTTCGACTTCCCTTTTGCCGCAATGGGAGCGGTGCACACCGAGAACCAGATCACCCAGTACCGCCCAATCGCGGTCACCGACACGGTTGGTGTGCAGGCGCATGCCGAGAATCTCCGCGAACACCGAAAGGGCCTGTTGGTCGACATCGTGACCGACGTCAGCGTGGGCAATGAGGTTGCCTGGCACCAGGTGACGACGTTCCTGCATCAGCAACGCACTAGCTTGTCCGACGAACCCAAACCGCCGCCGCAAAAGCAACCCAAATTGCCTCCGGCGCCTACCGTCCTGCGCATCACCCCCGGCCGGATCCGCCGCTACGCGGTCGTCGGAGGCGACCACAATCCGATCCACACCAACCCGATTGCCGCGAAGCTGTTCGGGTTTCCAACCGTCATCGCGCATGGGATGTTCAGTGCCGCGGCGGTATTGGCCAACATAGAAGGCCGGCTTCCAGACGCCGTGCGTTATTCGGTGCGGTTCGCCAAGCCCGTGGTGCTGCCGGCAACCGCGGGACTCTATGTCGAAGAGAATGGCGACGGCTGGAATCTCGAGTTGCGCAACGTAGCTAAGGGATACCCGCACCTGACCGGGTCGGTGCGGAGGCTATGA